In a single window of the Tellurirhabdus bombi genome:
- a CDS encoding MFS transporter gives MKNVPRVLNAWCLYDWANSVHSLVIVSSIFPVYFEATAVNAAGGPEIDFLGFPVKNSVLFSYAVSSAFLLIAILSPFCTAVADYSGRKKSFMRFFCYLGAISCALLYFFTQETTTFAVFCFMASLVGWSGSIVFYNSYLPEIATEDRFDRLSARGFSMGYIGSVLLMIFNLTMILFPDWYGGISSGMASRIAFLTVAIWWIGFAQIPLRILPDGQRRNDTLESGWIFNGFRELRKVFSEVRRHTLLKRFLLAFFVYNMAVQTVMYIATIFGSVELKLKAQSLIITILLIQLIAIPGAVLFARLSERFGNTYALMVAVLIWIGICTGAYFVNSENQFYALATVVGLVMGGIQSLSRSTYSKLVPSSTKDTASYFSFYDVTEKLSIVIGTAMYGLIEQITGSMRNSVLALLLLFVVGLLLLWRIPSQKVYRVDLQAK, from the coding sequence ATGAAAAATGTCCCCCGTGTGCTGAACGCCTGGTGTCTTTACGATTGGGCTAATTCAGTGCACTCGCTGGTCATTGTCTCCAGCATTTTTCCGGTTTATTTCGAGGCTACGGCCGTCAATGCGGCGGGTGGTCCCGAAATTGATTTTCTGGGCTTTCCCGTCAAAAACTCGGTTCTTTTCTCCTATGCCGTTTCGAGTGCGTTCTTGCTCATCGCCATTCTGAGTCCGTTCTGTACGGCGGTGGCCGATTACAGTGGTCGCAAAAAAAGCTTCATGCGTTTCTTCTGTTACCTGGGGGCCATCAGTTGCGCACTGCTTTATTTTTTTACGCAGGAAACCACCACGTTTGCCGTTTTTTGCTTCATGGCGAGTTTGGTCGGCTGGAGCGGCAGCATTGTCTTTTATAATTCCTATTTACCCGAAATTGCTACGGAAGACCGTTTTGACCGGCTTAGCGCGCGCGGCTTTTCTATGGGGTATATCGGCAGTGTGCTGTTGATGATTTTTAACCTGACCATGATTCTGTTTCCAGACTGGTACGGTGGTATTTCCAGCGGCATGGCTTCCCGCATTGCGTTTCTGACGGTGGCCATCTGGTGGATTGGGTTCGCGCAGATTCCGCTGCGGATCCTGCCCGATGGACAACGGCGAAACGATACTTTAGAAAGTGGCTGGATTTTCAACGGTTTTCGGGAACTGCGCAAAGTTTTCTCGGAGGTGCGCCGCCATACGTTGCTGAAACGGTTTCTGCTGGCCTTTTTTGTGTACAACATGGCGGTTCAAACGGTGATGTACATCGCGACGATTTTTGGCAGCGTCGAGCTGAAATTAAAAGCCCAAAGCCTGATCATCACCATCCTGCTGATTCAGCTTATTGCCATTCCCGGAGCCGTGCTGTTTGCGCGGCTGTCGGAGCGCTTCGGCAACACCTACGCCCTGATGGTGGCCGTGCTGATCTGGATTGGTATCTGTACGGGCGCTTATTTTGTTAATTCCGAAAATCAGTTTTATGCCCTGGCTACCGTGGTGGGTTTGGTGATGGGGGGCATTCAGTCGCTGTCGCGGTCGACTTATTCCAAACTGGTGCCATCCTCCACAAAAGATACAGCTTCGTATTTTAGTTTTTACGACGTAACCGAAAAGCTCTCCATCGTGATTGGAACCGCTATGTATGGTCTGATTGAGCAAATTACGGGCAGCATGCGAAACAGTGTACTGGCCTTATTGCTGCTTTTTGTGGTTGGATTGCTGCTTTTGTGGCGTATTCCCTCGCAAAAAGTTTACCGGGTCGATTTGCAAGCCAAGTAA
- a CDS encoding T9SS type A sorting domain-containing protein: MLFFTLAVLPALGQEQCSEPFVFQPVSTTNSIGWDKFPAFKLPFQLIYGGPRLGEAAFAPLQRGFSQLTRLRNDETSANKSQQAIDYYGVAYGLNQPWETLESPWGNDTALYRSQWENWLKAHSIGKDTLGRWFPGFSTLMLDYERVLETDPQILRLKANPQTPAQYRQLPDTDFLKTYKRDMVDLYAEAIRFLRQKGDFSGVKVTAYSDVPVRNTYLNVVGNSWQDWTTNLTRVNFLFKDSTETKIGGAFHEQLDFLQPSIYYYYDYPNPLAGDYLAYLLFQVEVNRNWSSKPVHPIAWMRYHDCCGSYPKFIQPFMAEASAIFPFFAGAKGLWLWEEPNFRDAERPMAAYEHFIHGLYRLSTFADMFEGTYELVAETPAPELMDKRLPVWRGVFKNNKLLVAAQNPYANDNEKTPLTVRYKNWSTQITLTGKETYLCKFDLSVIVGLEPESTAGLSVSPNPAFTHTTIQYTTANSPTVDVQLINLAGQLLKSQKVRTSSGAVQLEWDMAPFPTGLHIIRVQDGQKTAQKKLLITR; encoded by the coding sequence ATGCTATTTTTCACCCTGGCCGTTTTGCCGGCGCTGGGACAAGAGCAATGCAGCGAACCATTTGTATTTCAACCTGTTAGTACAACGAATTCAATTGGTTGGGATAAATTCCCAGCGTTTAAACTGCCTTTTCAGCTGATCTATGGTGGGCCGCGTCTGGGAGAGGCTGCTTTTGCGCCTTTACAACGGGGTTTTAGTCAGTTAACCCGCCTGCGCAATGACGAAACAAGTGCCAATAAATCACAACAAGCCATTGATTATTACGGCGTTGCCTATGGCTTAAATCAACCTTGGGAGACGCTCGAAAGCCCCTGGGGTAATGATACTGCCTTATACCGGTCCCAGTGGGAAAACTGGCTGAAAGCCCACTCCATTGGCAAGGATACGCTGGGGCGCTGGTTTCCCGGATTTAGTACATTGATGCTCGATTATGAACGGGTTCTGGAAACCGATCCCCAAATTCTCCGCCTGAAAGCCAATCCACAGACACCCGCTCAATACCGCCAATTGCCAGACACAGATTTCCTAAAAACATACAAACGGGATATGGTTGACCTGTACGCCGAAGCCATCCGGTTTCTGCGCCAGAAAGGTGATTTTTCCGGTGTTAAGGTAACGGCCTATAGCGATGTTCCCGTTCGAAATACGTATTTGAATGTGGTGGGTAATTCCTGGCAGGACTGGACAACCAATTTAACCCGCGTTAATTTTCTGTTTAAAGATTCCACGGAAACCAAAATTGGCGGGGCCTTCCACGAGCAACTCGATTTTCTTCAGCCATCGATTTATTATTACTACGATTACCCCAATCCGTTAGCGGGTGACTATCTGGCTTACCTGCTTTTTCAGGTCGAAGTAAATCGCAACTGGAGTAGCAAACCCGTCCACCCCATCGCCTGGATGCGCTACCACGACTGCTGCGGTTCTTACCCTAAATTCATCCAGCCGTTCATGGCCGAGGCCAGCGCCATCTTTCCGTTTTTTGCCGGTGCCAAAGGGCTGTGGCTTTGGGAAGAACCCAATTTTCGGGATGCCGAGCGGCCAATGGCGGCCTACGAGCATTTTATTCATGGCCTGTATCGCCTCTCAACATTCGCGGATATGTTTGAGGGCACGTACGAATTGGTTGCCGAAACGCCCGCTCCGGAGCTGATGGACAAGCGCCTGCCCGTCTGGCGGGGCGTATTCAAGAACAACAAATTGCTAGTAGCTGCCCAAAATCCTTACGCCAACGACAACGAGAAAACACCCCTGACCGTCCGCTACAAAAACTGGAGCACGCAGATTACCTTAACCGGCAAAGAAACCTACCTCTGCAAATTTGATCTCTCCGTTATTGTCGGCCTGGAGCCTGAATCAACCGCCGGTTTGTCTGTTTCGCCCAATCCGGCTTTTACCCACACGACGATTCAATATACAACAGCCAACAGCCCAACGGTAGACGTGCAACTCATTAACCTGGCGGGGCAGCTCCTGAAAAGCCAGAAAGTTAGAACCTCTTCGGGGGCTGTGCAGTTAGAATGGGACATGGCGCCGTTCCCAACCGGGTTGCACATCATCCGCGTTCAGGACGGCCAGAAAACTGCACAGAAAAAACTATTGATTACGCGCTGA
- a CDS encoding thioredoxin domain-containing protein, translating into MSNRLSQESSPYLLQHAHNPVDWFPWGQEALQKAVDENKPILVSIGYSACHWCHVMERESFEKEQVAEVMNQHFVCIKVDREERPDVDAIYMESVQAMGVQGGWPLNVFLMPDAKPFYGVTYVPPRNWIQLLNSIHNAFTDQNEQLAESAESFARHLNMSVTEQYYLKDDAPVYTQELLDGMFVKLQQSFDAEKGGPQRAPKFPMPSIYSFLLRYYHLTQKEEALQHIRLTLDRMALGGIYDQLGGGFARYSVDDEWFAPHFEKMLYDNGQLLTLYSEAYSLTKSELYRKTIFQTIAFLQRELTSPEGGFYSALDADSEGEEGKFYTWTMPELQQILGNDFLWFAAFYGITEAGNWEHGRNILHRSEENADFPANWNFTPEQFQQKLETAHYQLMAERDKRIRPGLDDKILCSWNGLMLKGLVTAYRVFGESSFLTLAQRNAQFLLAGMTDPQTGRLWHSYKNGKATITAYLEDYAAVIDGYLALYQATFDESWLTEADRLARYTLDHFWDAEDRLFFFTDNSGEALIARKKEVFDNVIPASNSMMAHNLYVLSLLLDRPEYSERVEEMLGRALPLLAQNADYLTNWAALYALRVQPTAEIAVVGPDAQALRQELDQRFYPNKVLAGTETESTLPLLEQRTTIDGKTAIYVCYNRTCQLPVTDVEAALASLL; encoded by the coding sequence ATGTCAAATCGTCTTAGTCAGGAAAGCAGTCCTTATTTGCTGCAACACGCCCATAATCCCGTCGATTGGTTTCCCTGGGGGCAAGAAGCTCTTCAGAAAGCCGTCGACGAAAACAAGCCTATTCTGGTCAGTATTGGCTATTCCGCCTGCCACTGGTGCCACGTCATGGAGCGGGAATCGTTCGAGAAAGAACAGGTAGCCGAGGTCATGAACCAGCACTTTGTCTGCATCAAAGTAGACCGGGAAGAACGCCCCGATGTCGATGCCATTTACATGGAATCGGTGCAGGCCATGGGTGTGCAGGGTGGCTGGCCCCTGAACGTTTTTCTGATGCCCGATGCCAAACCTTTTTACGGGGTTACTTACGTTCCACCCCGGAACTGGATTCAGTTGCTCAACAGTATTCATAATGCTTTTACGGACCAGAATGAGCAATTAGCGGAGTCGGCGGAAAGCTTTGCGCGGCACCTGAACATGAGCGTAACCGAACAGTATTACCTCAAAGACGACGCGCCGGTTTACACACAGGAACTGCTGGATGGGATGTTTGTTAAACTCCAGCAATCGTTCGATGCCGAAAAAGGCGGCCCCCAGCGAGCGCCCAAATTCCCGATGCCCAGCATTTATTCGTTTCTTCTGCGGTATTATCACCTGACCCAAAAAGAGGAAGCGCTTCAGCACATTCGGCTGACGCTCGACCGCATGGCGTTGGGTGGGATTTATGACCAGTTGGGAGGCGGGTTTGCGCGGTATTCAGTGGACGACGAATGGTTTGCCCCCCATTTTGAGAAGATGTTGTACGACAACGGGCAGCTTCTCACGCTGTATTCGGAAGCCTATAGCCTGACAAAAAGCGAGTTATACCGCAAGACCATTTTTCAAACCATTGCCTTTTTGCAACGGGAGTTAACCAGTCCTGAAGGGGGCTTTTACTCTGCGCTAGATGCTGACAGCGAGGGCGAAGAAGGTAAATTTTATACCTGGACCATGCCTGAGCTTCAGCAGATTCTGGGTAATGACTTCCTCTGGTTTGCAGCTTTTTACGGAATAACAGAGGCAGGCAACTGGGAACACGGACGCAACATTCTGCACCGTAGCGAGGAAAACGCTGATTTTCCGGCAAACTGGAATTTTACGCCCGAACAGTTTCAGCAAAAGCTAGAGACAGCCCACTACCAACTAATGGCCGAGCGCGACAAACGAATCCGGCCCGGTCTGGACGACAAGATTCTGTGCTCCTGGAACGGTCTGATGCTGAAAGGATTGGTGACGGCCTACCGGGTATTTGGGGAGTCTTCTTTTTTAACCTTGGCTCAACGGAACGCGCAGTTTTTATTAGCCGGTATGACCGATCCGCAGACCGGGCGACTCTGGCATTCTTACAAAAATGGCAAAGCCACCATTACGGCTTACCTGGAAGATTACGCCGCCGTCATCGATGGGTATTTAGCTTTGTATCAGGCTACCTTCGACGAAAGCTGGCTGACCGAAGCCGACCGGCTCGCCCGTTACACGCTGGATCACTTCTGGGACGCCGAAGATCGCCTGTTCTTTTTCACGGATAATTCCGGGGAGGCCCTGATTGCCCGCAAGAAAGAGGTTTTCGATAACGTCATTCCGGCCTCCAATTCTATGATGGCGCATAATCTGTACGTATTGAGCCTGCTGCTCGACCGGCCAGAATATAGCGAGCGAGTAGAAGAGATGCTAGGCCGCGCTCTGCCCCTTTTGGCCCAAAACGCCGATTACCTCACCAACTGGGCTGCCCTTTACGCGTTGCGGGTACAGCCGACCGCCGAAATTGCCGTTGTTGGGCCAGATGCTCAGGCGCTCCGGCAGGAGCTTGATCAGCGCTTTTACCCCAATAAAGTCCTGGCGGGTACCGAAACAGAAAGCACCTTACCCCTGCTCGAACAACGCACGACCATCGACGGCAAAACGGCCATTTATGTGTGTTACAACCGGACCTGCCAACTGCCCGTCACCGACGTTGAGGCGGCTCTGGCCAGTCTGCTTTAA
- a CDS encoding secondary thiamine-phosphate synthase enzyme YjbQ translates to MSYFQKTFQLPAYSRGFHLITPIVEREFAEIRQIRVGLLHVFIQHTSASLTINENADPTVREDFESYFNRAVRENEPYYKHDYEGSDDMPAHIKASLLGSSVSIPITNGRLNLGTWQGIYLCEHRNQGGRRTLVVTASGEITRPK, encoded by the coding sequence ATGTCTTATTTTCAGAAGACTTTTCAATTGCCCGCTTATTCGCGCGGCTTTCACTTGATTACCCCGATTGTGGAACGCGAATTTGCAGAAATTCGCCAAATCCGCGTTGGATTACTGCATGTATTTATTCAACATACATCGGCCAGCTTAACCATCAACGAAAACGCGGACCCCACTGTGCGGGAGGATTTCGAAAGCTATTTTAACCGCGCCGTACGCGAAAACGAACCCTATTATAAGCACGACTACGAAGGCTCCGACGACATGCCGGCTCATATAAAAGCATCACTTTTAGGCAGTTCCGTGAGTATTCCGATTACCAATGGACGGCTAAACCTGGGCACCTGGCAGGGAATCTACCTCTGTGAACACCGCAACCAGGGTGGCCGCCGGACGCTAGTCGTGACCGCATCCGGCGAAATTACCCGGCCCAAATAA